A window of Mycobacteriales bacterium genomic DNA:
GCGAACTTCGGGGCCGCGGACCCCGCCGCCAACCCGGCCGGATGGCTGCGGCAGGCGGAAGCCGAGCCCGACACCGGCCGGCGGATGCGGCGCCGTCTCATCGATGACACGGTCGTCCACACAGCCGACCTGAACGAGGCCGAGGCGGACTGGATGCGCCGCCGGGTGCGCGGCGACGATGGCGAGCAGCTCGCGAAGGCGTTCGGGCTGCACGTGGAACGCCGCAGTGAAGGGGCCGCTTTCGTCGTCCCGGACGACGCCTTCCGGTACGACCGCGAGCTTGGCCCGACACCGTTCCCAGCCTCGGGGACCGTCCCGCATGCCGCGCTGCTGCTCTGCGGCTTCGCACAGACGAACGGCATGATTGGCGATGACCGCCCCGGGTGGCTCGCTGTCCCCGAGCGCGACGTCCGCACCCACCTGACGGAGCTCTCCGCCCAGTTCGCACCGGGTGGTGGCGGTTGGCGCGCCGACCTGGTCGACAACCCCGCGGTTCTTGTCGCCGAGGTTCAGGCCCTGCTAACCGGGCTCGACCTGGTTCGTGTCGGCGTCGGCGAGGACACCGTGTGGTGGTTCTCGCCGTCGACCGCCCGATGGGCCTCCCCGACTCGGCCGACCCCGAAAACGCGCCACCCGACGGCTCACGGCGAGCAGTTGCCGCTCGTCCCCGCGGGTGGCACCGAAGCCGTGCCCGGCGACGAGAACGCTCAGGAGATCCCGTGACCCTCGATGCCACTGAGCCTGATTGGCCGCTCCTGGCGGTCAGCGACGAACCGGTGCCGGCGTCCGCCGACCGGTTCGGGCGCAGATGGCGCCTCGTCGCGGCCGGCCTTTCGAACGTGTGGCGTTACGGCGACCTGCTCATGGACGCCAACAGCGGCCGGTTGCTGATGCGTGGCCCGAACGGGACCGGTAAAACGACGGCCCTCGAGATCCTCTGGCCGTACCTGCTCGACCTCAACCCGCGGCAGCTCGGTGCCGGACAGGCCCGGCAGACAACTCTTACCTCGCTGATGCGGGAAGGCGCGAACGGCCGTCGCCGGATCGGATACGCCTGGCTCACGTTCGTCGGCCCCGGCACGGACGGTGAACTGTCGTACGGCGTCCGCCTGCAGTTCTCCGAAGGGTCGTCACCGCCGGTAAAGGTGGTGCCATTCCGGCTCCCGGTCCGCCCGGTCACCGGGATGCCGCTCGTCGGTGACGGCCGCAGCGCGCTGTCGATGGAGGAGTTCACCGCCGCAGTCGTGGCAGCCGGAGGTCATCTGTTCGCCGACGAGGAGGAGTACGTCGCGGACCTGGCCGCCCGAACGCTGCGCACCAGCGCCGCCGAGGCGCGGCTGCTCGCGAGCCGCATCCGACAGGTCCGCAACCCGAACCTGCTCGGCGACCTTGGCCCGCAGAAGGCCCGGGACGCACTCCGCGACGTCCTGCCCGGCGTCGACGAGGAGGTGATCCGCGCGGCCGCGGAGGCGCTAGCCGAGAGCGAGGAGACCCGGAAGGCGTTCGACTGCGACCGGGCGAATGCGAGCATCATCGCCGATTTCGCCACGGTCTGGGCCGGCCACGCCGCCGACGTCCTCAGCGCCGCGCATCAGGCTACCGACGACGCGCGCGGCGAGCTGCGCCGCCGGCAGCAGGAGGTGAAACGCCTCGACGGCCTCGCCGCCCGCACGGCGGAGGGCCTCAAGGATGCCGAAGGCGACCTGTCTGGTCTCGCAGAACTGCGGGCCCAGCTCGAAGGGCGCGTCGATGGGCTGGAGAGCAGCGACGCGTACCGGAGCGCGGAGGCCCTGAGCGCGCTCGAAGGCCAGCTGGTCGCCGAGCTGGACGGCGCCGAAGCGGCTTGGGCCGCGCTTGCCTCGGCGGCCCGTGAGACCCGCCGGGCCAGCGTCGACCTGGTCGCGTCGCTCGGGGACCTGAGCGCCGACATCGGGGCCGAGCAGGCCAAGGTTCGCGAGGTCGATCCGGCCGTGATCGGCCTCGACCGCCTGGTCACCTGGACCTGCTCACCCCGATCGGTGCTGACCGTGGGGGACCGCAGCGTGGACCCGGGGCCCGCCGTGACCGTGACCGGCGACATCCAGCCGATTGCGGATGCGGTCACCGCGTGGCGCGACGCGGCCGCTGCTCACACGGGTCGGGCCGACGCCGCCGCGCTCGCCGTCACCGACCACGAAGCGGTCGCCGTCGCCGATCGCAATGCCGCTGCGGTCGACCGCAGGGTGGACTGGCTGAACGAGCGCCTCGACCACGACGAGAGCCGGCTGCGCAGCTTGGAGGAGCAGGCGGGAATCGAGCTGACCGCGCTGCTCGGCAAGGTCGCGTCCTGGACGAACGAGAACCGTCAGCTGGCGATGCCCGGCGTCGAGCCGGGCGGCAGCGCCACCGTCGGCGCAGGTTGGGACACGGAGGACATCGACGCGCTGCGGCAGGCGGAAGCCGGACAGGTTCTGGTCGCCGTCGAGGAGCTCGCCGCGACCGCGTCCAACCGGGCGACCAACTGGGCCGGGCAGCGTCGAGCCGATGCCAAGACCGCTGAGGACCACGCGCGTGAGCTGCGCACCGACGCGAGGGAGCTCCGACGTAAAGCTGAGGAGCTACGGGCGGGCAAGCTGCTGCCGCTGCCGCGCCCCGCCTGGGCGGGGGACGGCAACGACGACGATGCGCTCGGCGCTGCGATCGAATGGCAGCCCGTGGTGGACGGCGCCGCAAGGCTGCCGTTGGAGGCGGCGCTGTCCGCGGCAGGCCTGCTCGGCGCAACTCTGACCGACGATGGTGCCAGCACGGGCACGTGGCGCGTGGACACGCAAGCGCCGATCGTGCACCCGAACCTGACCGACGTCCTCGCCGTGGACACCGAGCACCCGCGAGCCGGGATGTCCGCCGCCGTCCTCGAGCGCGTCGCGCTCGCCGACACCGCGGCGTCCACCATCGACGCTGCGCTCGTCATCGGCCGCGACGGCACGTTCCGCGCCGGCGTCACCGTCGGCGCCCCGGCGCTCGTCTCGGGTGCGGGGGACTGGCCGCCGGCGCAGCACGTCGGTGCCCGTCAGCGGCGGGCCGCCGCACTGGGCCGCGCCGCGCAGCTCGAGGCGGAGGCGACCGATCTCGAAACCGAGGCGGGGCGGCTTGAGGCGAGCGGGGAGGCGCTCCGTCGGGAGGCGTCCGAGCTCGTGCAGGCCGCCACCTCGTTCCCGACTCGGGGACCGCTGCGCGGGGCGGAGGCGTCTCGCGCGGACCGGGCCGCCGAGGTGGCGGAGCGTCAAGCGGAGCTCGAGGCCGCGGTCACCGAAGCCGCGCGCCTCCACCGGCTGCACCGGCAGCTGCACGAGGAGTGGGCAGAGCGCACCCGCGGCTGCGGCCTGCCCACGGACCTCGACGCCCTGGGGGGCATCGAACAACTGTCGCGAGCCGCCGCAGGGACATTGCGCTCGGCTGCCGGTGTCCTTGCCGACCGACTCGCGCCGCGCCTGGGTCGCCTGCTCTCATCGGTGGACGGCGACGGCGCGACCCAACTCGCCGAGCTGTTCGGCAAGGCGCGCGCGGCGATGCAGCTCGCCACGGCCACCCAGAGCAAGATGGACGTGCTGCGCGAGAGCGCGGGCGCCGACATCGACGAGGTACTTCGACTGCACCAGCAGACGAAGCGGGAGCTCGGGGAGGCAGTTGAGCGGCTCGGGCCGGCGACGACACGACGCGACGACCTGCGCATCGACATGGCCCGTCTCGACGGGCAGCTCAGCGAGGCCCGGCGCCGGCAGGATGAGGCGGAGCCGCTGCTGGGCCTCCGCATGCGCGAGCTGGTGTCCCTGCTCGAGGCCCCGGGCGTCGCCGATGCCCTGTTCGCCGGCGGACCTCCCCGAGCCGAGCACCTGCTCCCCGACGTCGCTGCCGGCCTCGCGACGGCGAAGGCCTACACCAGCCGGACCGTTCGAGATCGCTACGACGAGGCGCGTGCCCGGCTTGCCGGCTCGTGGGTTCTCGCGAACGGCGACCCGTTCGGCGAACTGCTGACCTACCAGTTCAACTTCCAGGATGACTCGTTCACGCCGACTCGCGCGGCGACGCACGCTACCGCCCTCGCTGAGCGCGCCGAGGCGGCGCTCGCGGTTGCGGAGGAGAAGGCGCTCAGAGACTTCGTCGTCGGGATGCTGCCGTCGGCGATTCGCACCGGCTGGGTGCGGATGTTCGACTGGACCAGGGAGGTCAACGCCAAGATGCGCAGCGCATCGGCGTCCAGCCAGCTGAGCGTCCAGGTGCGGATCAGCGTCGCCGACGACATGTCCGAGCATGCCCGCACCGTGTACGAGCTCGCTTGCAAGGTCTTCGACGGCGACCGCAGCGCTGAGCAAGACCTTGCGATCGGTCACGCGTTGCAGGCGCTGATCGGTGCCGCCGAGGGAGCGGACATGGCGGAGAAGGTCGCCGCCGCCGTGAACATCCGTGATTGGGTCGACGTCAACTACGAGATTCACCGCGCGGACGGCACGACGGCTAATTGGACGGCGCGCACCGGTCTGTCCGGTGGCGAACGTCGGCTGGTGGTCCTCGCCCCGATGCTCGCCGCGATCGCCGCCGGGTATGACAGGTTCGGCGAGACCGCGCTCCGCCTGGCGGCGCTCGACGAGGTGCCGGCTGAGGTGGACGAGCAGGGTCGGGAAGGGCTCGCGCGCTATCTCGCCCAGCTCGACCTGGATCTAGTCTGCACCTCGTACCTGTGGGACGGGGCACCTGGCGCCTGGGACGGCGTGGACGCATGGGACCTCGAGGCCGGACCAGACACCACAGTCGTCGCATTCCCCATCTTGGTGCGCGGCGTCGTCCAGCTTCCCGGCGACGACATCCCAGCCCGGCCGGATGGTGAGATGTGACAGCCTGCCGCCTGTGCGACGGCGAGTGTGATGAAGCCGACCTGCGCCCGCTCCTCGCCGACGAGCTGGATTGGGTGTGGCGACGGATCGCCCAGATCGCGGACCGTCGCGGCGACCCGGCGCTTGGCGCCGGTGCAGTCACGCTCACCGCGCCGGTGGCTCCCGAGCAGCGGGCGGCCGTGCTCGGTCTCATTCCGGGACGCCCGCTTGGCGCTGGCCAATCCCGCCGGGTTGACTTGGGCGCGCTCTGCGTTGCGGTGCGGCGGCATGGGCCGAATCTCACGCCCGGGGCGGTGGCTGCGCACGCGATCGGGCGACGTCTCGCGACTCGGGCCAGGCGGAGGGACGACCGCGCTGAGTTCGAGCACGACCTCGAGGCCGTCGGTGCCGCCTGGGCCGCATCGTCGCCCTCACCGGTTGCCGCAGCTTGGGAATCCGCGTGGTCGTGGCTGCGCCGCTCCGGCTGGGTCGCGAAGTTACAGCTGGCCCCAGATGCGAGGGCACTGCTCACTCAGGCGTTCTCCGTTGTGGACGCGTTGCCTGCGCCCGGAGCCCGGCGGGACCGGCGCGTGCTCGCGAGCGACATCACCCGTGACCCGCACGCACTCGACGACGGAGAACCGCTGGCGGCGATGGTGCTCGCCCTGCTCGC
This region includes:
- a CDS encoding SbcC/MukB-like Walker B domain-containing protein; this translates as MTLDATEPDWPLLAVSDEPVPASADRFGRRWRLVAAGLSNVWRYGDLLMDANSGRLLMRGPNGTGKTTALEILWPYLLDLNPRQLGAGQARQTTLTSLMREGANGRRRIGYAWLTFVGPGTDGELSYGVRLQFSEGSSPPVKVVPFRLPVRPVTGMPLVGDGRSALSMEEFTAAVVAAGGHLFADEEEYVADLAARTLRTSAAEARLLASRIRQVRNPNLLGDLGPQKARDALRDVLPGVDEEVIRAAAEALAESEETRKAFDCDRANASIIADFATVWAGHAADVLSAAHQATDDARGELRRRQQEVKRLDGLAARTAEGLKDAEGDLSGLAELRAQLEGRVDGLESSDAYRSAEALSALEGQLVAELDGAEAAWAALASAARETRRASVDLVASLGDLSADIGAEQAKVREVDPAVIGLDRLVTWTCSPRSVLTVGDRSVDPGPAVTVTGDIQPIADAVTAWRDAAAAHTGRADAAALAVTDHEAVAVADRNAAAVDRRVDWLNERLDHDESRLRSLEEQAGIELTALLGKVASWTNENRQLAMPGVEPGGSATVGAGWDTEDIDALRQAEAGQVLVAVEELAATASNRATNWAGQRRADAKTAEDHARELRTDARELRRKAEELRAGKLLPLPRPAWAGDGNDDDALGAAIEWQPVVDGAARLPLEAALSAAGLLGATLTDDGASTGTWRVDTQAPIVHPNLTDVLAVDTEHPRAGMSAAVLERVALADTAASTIDAALVIGRDGTFRAGVTVGAPALVSGAGDWPPAQHVGARQRRAAALGRAAQLEAEATDLETEAGRLEASGEALRREASELVQAATSFPTRGPLRGAEASRADRAAEVAERQAELEAAVTEAARLHRLHRQLHEEWAERTRGCGLPTDLDALGGIEQLSRAAAGTLRSAAGVLADRLAPRLGRLLSSVDGDGATQLAELFGKARAAMQLATATQSKMDVLRESAGADIDEVLRLHQQTKRELGEAVERLGPATTRRDDLRIDMARLDGQLSEARRRQDEAEPLLGLRMRELVSLLEAPGVADALFAGGPPRAEHLLPDVAAGLATAKAYTSRTVRDRYDEARARLAGSWVLANGDPFGELLTYQFNFQDDSFTPTRAATHATALAERAEAALAVAEEKALRDFVVGMLPSAIRTGWVRMFDWTREVNAKMRSASASSQLSVQVRISVADDMSEHARTVYELACKVFDGDRSAEQDLAIGHALQALIGAAEGADMAEKVAAAVNIRDWVDVNYEIHRADGTTANWTARTGLSGGERRLVVLAPMLAAIAAGYDRFGETALRLAALDEVPAEVDEQGREGLARYLAQLDLDLVCTSYLWDGAPGAWDGVDAWDLEAGPDTTVVAFPILVRGVVQLPGDDIPARPDGEM
- a CDS encoding TIGR02678 family protein yields the protein MSTSGDFATPEVARPRRWSPEGGIEAAEMLRLLAFRPWLVASRDDEAIAKVRRNLPEIRSAVGRLGWALVVERDLVRLRKSGPVRREAWAASAPSPLTCTWFFLLVAAAEAVPPTVPLGKLVSAAKLAAAEAGVAVTGEVTERRAIVHALKLLDERGVIEQVDGDVGSFVTDDEPPVLLAVHHTRLLHVIANFGAADPAANPAGWLRQAEAEPDTGRRMRRRLIDDTVVHTADLNEAEADWMRRRVRGDDGEQLAKAFGLHVERRSEGAAFVVPDDAFRYDRELGPTPFPASGTVPHAALLLCGFAQTNGMIGDDRPGWLAVPERDVRTHLTELSAQFAPGGGGWRADLVDNPAVLVAEVQALLTGLDLVRVGVGEDTVWWFSPSTARWASPTRPTPKTRHPTAHGEQLPLVPAGGTEAVPGDENAQEIP